CGTTCGCCCGGTCCTGAACCAGACGGAGGTCTTCGTGGTCTCCGGCAAGCTGGTCAACCGGAACGACCAGAGCATCCGCCAGGTTCAGATCGAGGCTCAACTCTTCGATGCGGAAGGAAAACAGGTGGGGCGGCAGGTGACCTTCGTGGGCAACGCCATTTCAGCCAAGATCATCGAGGACATGAGCCTGCGCGAGATTTCGCTGCTGCAGAGCCTCAAGCCCCAAAGTGCTTACCACATCCCGCCCAACGGATCCGCGGACTTCACGATCGTCTTTCCCAAGCCCGAGGCAGCGGTGGCATCCTTCAGTTGCCGGGTGCTCGCGGCCGACGGCGGCGCCGCCTAGCGACCGCCCGCCCTCAGTCTTTCTTGGAACCGTCGCCCTCGCCCTTCTCGGCGGCGGTGACGTCGATCTCGTCCGGCTCGTGGAGCGACTTGCGGAAGCTCTTGATCCCCTTGCCGAGCCCCTGGCCGAGCTCCGGCAGCCTGCGGCTGAAGAGCACCAGGATGATCACCAGGATGATCAGCAGTTCCCATATACCCAAGCCAAACATGATGCCCTCACTCTAGCCGAAAACCGGTGTGATTGACAGGTGCCACGGTGCCTGCCGTGAGGTCACGCCGGCGCGGCGTGCGGGATCGTCCATTGACCTGCTTCCGTGGCGTGGCCGCTACGCGTACGCGGCAACAGGCGCGCAAGTGCATACCAGGTTGCGGTCGCCGTAGGCGTTGTCCACGCGTCCAACCGGAACCCAGAACTTGCGCCGGCGCACCCACTCCAGCGGGAACGCCGCCTTGTCTCGCGAATACGGGTGCGGCCAGTCGTCCGACAAGAGGTGCGCGGCGCTGTGGGGCGAGTTCTTGAGCACGTTGTCCCGCGGGTCCGCGGCGCCGGTCTCGATCTCGCGGATCTCCTCGCGGATGGTCAGCATGGCGTCGCAGAAGCGGTCCAGCTCCTCGCGCGACTCGCTCTCCGTGGGTTCGATCATCAGCGTGCCCGCCACCGGCCAGGACATGGTGGGCGCGTGGAAGCCGTAGTCCATGAGCCGCTTGGCCACGTCTTCCACGGTGACGTCGGCCGACGCCTTGAACGGGCGCACGTCGACGATGCACTCGTGGGCCACCATGCCGTTCTTGCCGCGGTAGAGGATGCGGTAGCCCGACGACAGCCGGTGCGCGACGTAGTTGGCGTTGAGCACCGCCACCTCGGTGGCGCGGGTGAGGCCGGCGGCGCCCATCATGGCAATGTACGCCCAGGATATCGGCAGGATGCCGGCGCTGCCCCAAGGGGCCGACGACACCGCGGTGATGCCGCCGGCCGGACCGCATTCGGGCACGAACCCGTGGGAAGGCAGATACCCCTTGAGGTGCTCCGCCACGGCCAGCGGGCCGACCCCCGGACCGCCGCCGCCATGGGGGATGCAGAAGGTCTTGTGCAGGTTCAGATGGCACACGTCCGGGCCGATGCGCCCCGGTTGGCACAGCCCCACCAGCGCATTCAGGTTGGCGCCGTCGAGGTAGACCTGCCCGCCGCGCTCGTGGACGATGCGGCAGATCTCGGTGATCCCCTCCTCGAACACGCCGTGGGTGGAGGGATAGGTGACCATCAGGGCGCCGAGCTCGCCGCCGACACGGTCGGCCTTGGCGCGCAGGTCGTCCAGGTCGATGTTGCCGTCCTCGTCACAGTCCACCACCACCACGCGCATGCCCGCCAGCACCGCGCTGGCGGGATTGGTGCCGTGGGCGGAACTGGGGATGAGGCAGACGTCGCGCCCCCCCTGGCCGTTGGCGGTGTGGTGCTTCCGGATCACCAGCAGGCCCGAGTACTCTCCCTGGGAACCGGCGTTGGGCTGGACCGACACCGCCGCGAAGCCCGTAACGGCCGCGAGCCACCCCTCCAACTCGGCGATGAGGCGCCGGTAGCCGCGGGTCTGGTCCGCGGGCGCGAAGGGATGCATGCGGGCGAACTCGGGCCAGGTCACGGGGATCATCTCCGTGGTGGCGTTGAGCTTCATGGTGCACGAGCCGAGCGGGATCATGGACTGCGCCAGGCTCAGATCCTTGGCCTGGAGCTCCGCCATGTAGCGCAGCATCCGGGTCTCGGAATGGTGGCGGTTGAACGCCTCGGCTTCCAGGTAACCGCTGCGGCGCACGCACTCGTCGGGCAGGTGCACGCGCGCTTCCCGCGCAACCGCCGCCGCCAGGTCTTCATCCGCCGGCGGCGCGCCGAACGCTTCCAGCAACTCGCCGAGGTCCTCCACGGCGGTGGTCTCGTCCAGGGACACGTGCAACCGGCCCTCGGACGGCCGCCCGAGATTGATGCCGCGCTCCGCCGCCGCGCGCTGGATCGCGCCGGCACCCTCCGCGCCGGCATCGACGCGCAGCGTGTCGAAGAAGCTGTCGGCGACCAGGGAAAAGCCGGCGGCGCGGAGCCGCTGCGCCAGGAAGGACGTGTGCCGGTGCACCCGCTCGGCGATGTTCCTGAGACCCGCGGGACCGTGATAGACGGCGTACATGGATGCCATGACCGCCAGCAGCACCTGCGCGGTGCAGATGTTGCTCGTGGCCTTTTCGCGCCGGATATGCTGCTCGCGGGTCTGCAGCGCGAGCCGCAGGGCGCGCTCGCCGTGGGCGTCCCGGGACACCCCCACCAAGCGGCCCGGCATCATGCGCTTGTAGCGCTCGCGGGTGGCCAGAAAGCCGGCGTGGGGACCGCCGAAGCCCATGGGCACGCCGAAACGCTGCGCGCTGCCGACCACCACGTCGGCGTCCATCTCACCCGGCGGGGTGAGCAGGCAAAGGCTCAGGAGGTCGGTGGCGACGATGCCCACCTGCCCTCCCGCGCGGCACCGCCGCAGGAATCCGTCGAGGTCGGGGATGGCGCCGCTCGCCGCGGGATACTGGATGAAGGCGGCGAACGCGTCCGCCGGAAGATCGGCCCCGGCGGCGCCGCTCACCAGCTCCACGCCGATGGGGTGGGCGCGCGTGCCCACCACCTCCAGGGTCTGGGGAAAGACGTCCTCGCATACGAAGAGCTTACGCCGCCCCTGTTTCTCGGCGTTCAACGCCAGGAACACGGCCTCGGCGGCCGCCGTTCCCTCGTCGAGCATGGAGGCGTTGGCGATGTCCATGGCCGTCAGGTCGGTGACCATGGTCTGGAAGTTCAGCAGCGCCTCCAGGCGCCCCTGGGAGATCTCCGGCTGGTAGGGCGTGTAGGCGGTGTACCACCCCGGATTCTCAAGGATGTTCCGCAGGATGACGGCGGGCGTGTAACAGTCGTAGTAGCCCATCCCGAGGCAGGAGCGGGCGGGCTGGTTGTCCGCGGCGATGGCGCGCGCCGCGCGCAGAAGCTGCTCTTCGGTCAGGGGCTCGGGCAGGTCCAGCGTGTCCGGGAAACGGATATTCTCGGGCACGGCCCGCCGCACCATATCTTCGAGGGAATCGAGGCCCAGGACGGCGAGCATCTCCCGCACTTCCGCCGTGCCGGGGCCGATGTGCCGTGACGAAAACAGCTCCCGAAACGAATTCCTGTGGTCTGTCGGGTCCACGGCAGGCTCCTCCATGCTCTAGTGTCCTGCGTCAAGCGCCGTCTTCATCGTCGTCCGGTTGCCCCTCGCAGTACTCCTTGTACTCCTCATCGGTCATGAGGTCGTCGAGCTCGCTGAGGTCCGACATGGTCACCTTGATGATCCACCCCTCGCCGTAGGGGTCCTCGTTGACAAGCTCCGGAGTGTCCGCGAGCGCATCGTTGACCTCGACCACGGTGCCGCTCACCGGCGCGTAGAGGTCCGACACCGCCTTCACGGACTCCACCGCGCCGAACGGATCGTCCTTGCTGATCGTCTCCCCCATCGCCGGAGCTTCCACGTACACCACGTCTCCCAACTCGTTCTGGGCGAAATCGGATATGCCTATGACGGCGCCGTCCTCGTCCTCCACCAGCACCCACTCGTGCTCCCTCGAATACCGCACACCCTTGGGGTACTCCATCGATTCCTCCTTCGCGGCCGGCCGGTTTACCGGACGAACGGCACGCGGACGATGCGGGCGCGCCCCCGCCTGCGGCGGATTTCCACCTCCACCTCGGTGTCCGGAACCGCCGCCTCCGGCGCGACGTAACCCAGCGCGATGGCCTTGCCCAGGGTCGGCGACAGGGTGCCGCTGGTGATCCGTCCCACTTCGCGCCCTTCGCGCCATACCGGATAACCCTGGCGGGCAATGCCCGCCTCTTCCATCATCAGCCCGGCCAGGCGCCGCGTGAGCGGCTCCTTCCGCGCCAACACTTCGGAGCCGATGAACGGCCCCTTGTCGAGCTTGGTGACCCAGCCGAGCCGGGCTTCCAACGGCGTCGTGGTCTCGTCGAGCTCATGGCCGTAGAGCGTGTAGCCCTTCTCCAGGCGCAGGGTGTCGCGCGCGCCCAAGCCGGCCGGTTCCACGTCGCCGGCCGCCGTCAGAGCATCCCACAACGCGGCCCCGTCCCCCGCGGCGCAGTAGAGCTCGAAGCCGTCCTCCCCTGTGTACCCGGTGCGTGAGATGATGCAGCGGATTCCGCCCACGTCCCCGTTCACGAAATGGAACGGCTCGAGGGCCGAAAGTTCCGCCGCGGTCAACGGTTGCAGTATCCCGGCGGCGGCGGGCCCCTGAAGCGCCAGCAATGCATAGGCGTCGCTGACGTTTTCCACGGTCACATCGTCGTCCGCGTGATCCACCAGCCACCTGAAATCGACGTCCGCGCGGGAGGCGTTGACGCACAGCAGATAACGCGTCTCCTCCAGACGGAAGATCACCAGGTCGTCGATCACGCCGGCCCGGTCGTTCAGCAGCAACGTGTACTGCGCCTGTGACGGCTGCAGGCGCGCGACGTCGTTGGTGGTCACCCGCTGGCAGAACCGCGAAGCGCCGGCGCCCGTCACCTCCAACTCCCCCATGTGGCTCACGTCGAAGAGCCCGGCCCCGGAGCGCACCGCCGCGTGCTCGGCCTGGATACCGCGGTAC
The DNA window shown above is from Deltaproteobacteria bacterium and carries:
- the gcvT gene encoding glycine cleavage system aminomethyltransferase GcvT; this encodes MEEAQGKELRRTPLHARHKALGARMVEFAGWEMPVQYRGIQAEHAAVRSGAGLFDVSHMGELEVTGAGASRFCQRVTTNDVARLQPSQAQYTLLLNDRAGVIDDLVIFRLEETRYLLCVNASRADVDFRWLVDHADDDVTVENVSDAYALLALQGPAAAGILQPLTAAELSALEPFHFVNGDVGGIRCIISRTGYTGEDGFELYCAAGDGAALWDALTAAGDVEPAGLGARDTLRLEKGYTLYGHELDETTTPLEARLGWVTKLDKGPFIGSEVLARKEPLTRRLAGLMMEEAGIARQGYPVWREGREVGRITSGTLSPTLGKAIALGYVAPEAAVPDTEVEVEIRRRRGRARIVRVPFVR
- the gcvH gene encoding glycine cleavage system protein GcvH gives rise to the protein MEYPKGVRYSREHEWVLVEDEDGAVIGISDFAQNELGDVVYVEAPAMGETISKDDPFGAVESVKAVSDLYAPVSGTVVEVNDALADTPELVNEDPYGEGWIIKVTMSDLSELDDLMTDEEYKEYCEGQPDDDEDGA
- the gcvP gene encoding aminomethyl-transferring glycine dehydrogenase — encoded protein: MDPTDHRNSFRELFSSRHIGPGTAEVREMLAVLGLDSLEDMVRRAVPENIRFPDTLDLPEPLTEEQLLRAARAIAADNQPARSCLGMGYYDCYTPAVILRNILENPGWYTAYTPYQPEISQGRLEALLNFQTMVTDLTAMDIANASMLDEGTAAAEAVFLALNAEKQGRRKLFVCEDVFPQTLEVVGTRAHPIGVELVSGAAGADLPADAFAAFIQYPAASGAIPDLDGFLRRCRAGGQVGIVATDLLSLCLLTPPGEMDADVVVGSAQRFGVPMGFGGPHAGFLATRERYKRMMPGRLVGVSRDAHGERALRLALQTREQHIRREKATSNICTAQVLLAVMASMYAVYHGPAGLRNIAERVHRHTSFLAQRLRAAGFSLVADSFFDTLRVDAGAEGAGAIQRAAAERGINLGRPSEGRLHVSLDETTAVEDLGELLEAFGAPPADEDLAAAVAREARVHLPDECVRRSGYLEAEAFNRHHSETRMLRYMAELQAKDLSLAQSMIPLGSCTMKLNATTEMIPVTWPEFARMHPFAPADQTRGYRRLIAELEGWLAAVTGFAAVSVQPNAGSQGEYSGLLVIRKHHTANGQGGRDVCLIPSSAHGTNPASAVLAGMRVVVVDCDEDGNIDLDDLRAKADRVGGELGALMVTYPSTHGVFEEGITEICRIVHERGGQVYLDGANLNALVGLCQPGRIGPDVCHLNLHKTFCIPHGGGGPGVGPLAVAEHLKGYLPSHGFVPECGPAGGITAVSSAPWGSAGILPISWAYIAMMGAAGLTRATEVAVLNANYVAHRLSSGYRILYRGKNGMVAHECIVDVRPFKASADVTVEDVAKRLMDYGFHAPTMSWPVAGTLMIEPTESESREELDRFCDAMLTIREEIREIETGAADPRDNVLKNSPHSAAHLLSDDWPHPYSRDKAAFPLEWVRRRKFWVPVGRVDNAYGDRNLVCTCAPVAAYA
- the tatA gene encoding twin-arginine translocase TatA/TatE family subunit — protein: MFGLGIWELLIILVIILVLFSRRLPELGQGLGKGIKSFRKSLHEPDEIDVTAAEKGEGDGSKKD